The Labilibaculum sp. sequence AATTCATGAATTCATTACAAAGGATATCAACGAATATTCAGAGAAATTGGATGTTCAGCTGAATGCCTTACGCTAGTAACTCGCCAGGGCGAGTCCCTGCAATATCATTTTTTACGCTTTCATACCTTATAACTAAAGACTGTTTCGCACGATACGATTCAGTCTTTTTGTTTTTGTACGACAGTTATTCTTGATTGCTTTTTTAAAACCTCTTCTTTTTCTAAAATATTCCATAGATTTGCAGGAATTGGGTTTCTCTCTTTTGAGAATTAAAATGGGAATCCGGTGTAATACCGGAGCTGTCCCCGCAGCTGTAAGCCCTCAATGATTTTTCATTGACAAGTTCTAACAACTCAGCCACTATGTGAATGTAGTTTTACATGGGAAGGCGTTAGAATTGGGTAAAGCCAGAAGACCTGCCTGATAAATTGAACTGTTTCGTAACTTCGGGGAACTGAGTAACGAAGGTATAATTGTAGTAATTGTATTTTCTTGTCTGTTATCCCCACAATTTTTGTGGAAGAAAATGAATTTATTAAAATCAAGCTGTTGGGCATTACTCCTAATTTTATTGTTGGGTACTATTTCCTGTCAATCCAGCGACCTAAAAAAGAAAGAGAAGCAATCGGTATCTAATTTTGCCATCGATTCATCTTTTTATCATCAATCTCAATTAAAGTACGCCAAAGGCTTTCAAATTAAACTTCTTGCCAATGGCTTAAAAGAATTGATTGTTTGGGATCCTTGGAACGAAGGCAAAATTTTCCAAAAATATTATTTGAAGAATCGTGGGGAAAAAACGGATATTCCGGTTCCTGCTGATGGTTTGTTGGTAGAGGTTCCTGTAAGAAGTATTGCCGCGCTATCGAGTACTCAAATCGGAATTTTGAAGTTCTTAAATGTTCAGGATCGAATTGTTGCAGTTTCTTTGCGCGATCGTATTTACGATGAGGAGTTGGATAAAAAGGCCCAAAATGGAACCATACAAGCGGTAGGTCATTCGGAAAGTCTGAATTTTGAGAAAATTGTTGAGTTGGATCCTGAATTGGTAATGGTTGCCGGTTTTATGAACATCACCGACAAGGAAACTAAATTAATGAACGCAGGTTTACCGGTTGCTTATAATATAGAGTGGATGGAAACTTCACCCTTGGCACGTGCTGAATGGGCAAAATTTATTGCAG is a genomic window containing:
- a CDS encoding ABC transporter substrate-binding protein gives rise to the protein MNLLKSSCWALLLILLLGTISCQSSDLKKKEKQSVSNFAIDSSFYHQSQLKYAKGFQIKLLANGLKELIVWDPWNEGKIFQKYYLKNRGEKTDIPVPADGLLVEVPVRSIAALSSTQIGILKFLNVQDRIVAVSLRDRIYDEELDKKAQNGTIQAVGHSESLNFEKIVELDPELVMVAGFMNITDKETKLMNAGLPVAYNIEWMETSPLARAEWAKFIAAFFNEEAEAEKHFNAVERRYNDLKMLVEDVESKPSILSGYNFKGTWYMPGGQSYLAQFLRDGKADYCWFSDSTSGSMPLSFEIVFDKQGEADIWFGPGQCRTLEDMKNMDERYTLFRSYKTAHVFCSTKRMKDSGANDWFESGVMQPDVVFKDVIKILHPELLPNYELYYYQQLK